The Pseudomonas pergaminensis nucleotide sequence ATGCCGCTCTGGCTCAGGGCACCCATGGCTTTGGGCGCGAAGCCGGCGCGGGACAGGCTGAACATCATGCGGGTGGTGATGTAGAGCTGGCTGTTCATCGCCGACAGCGCCGCGATCAGGATCACGAAGTTCATCACCCCGGTGGCCCCCGGAATGCCGATGGTCTGCATCACCGTCACGAACGGGCTCTGGGTTTGCCCGGCCTGGTTCCACGGCACGATCGCCAGCATCAGCGCCAGGGTCAGCAGGTAGAACACCACCAGGCGCACGATGGTGGCGCGGAAGGCTTTCTTCACAGCTTGCTCTGGGTCAGCCGCTTCACCGGCGGCCACGGCAATCATCTCCACGCTCAGGTAGCTGAAGATCGACACGATGACCGCGATCCACATGCCGCTCAGGCCATGGGGGAAAAAGCCGTCGTGGGCGGTGTAGTTCTGCACCCCGTATTCCGGGTTGCCGGAGCCGAACACCACGTACACGGCGAGGATGATGAAGCCGACAATGGCGCTGATCTTGATCGTCGAAAACCAGTATTCGAAGTTGCCGAAGGTCTTCACACTGATGGCGTTGAGCAGGATCAGCACGCTGGAAAACGACACGATCCACACCCATTCCGGCACGTTGGCGAACCAGTACTTCATGTACATCGCCACCGCCGTGACCTCGGCGCCCACCGCCAGCACGATCGCCGCCCAGTAGGCGTAGCGCACCAGGAAGCCGGCCAGTGGGCTGATGTAGAACTCGGCGTAGGCGCCGAAGGAGCCCGAGGTGGAATGCGCCACCGTCATCTCCGCCAGGCAACCCATCAACAGCAGCGTGATCAACGCGCCAATGGCGTAGCTCACCAGCACACTCGGCCCGGCATATCCGATGGCGTAGGCGCTGCCCATGAACAGCCCGGTGCCAATGGCGCCGCCGATGGCGATCATGCTCATCTGGCCGGAAGTGAGCTGGCGCCGCAGGCCCAGTTCGCGGTGGGTGATCTCGGCAAAGCCGTTGTCTGGCGTGGTCACGTGGTGTGCCCCTTTATTATTGTGATTGTTGTTGCTGACGCTGAACCCTGTGGGAGCTGGCTTGCCTGCGATGGCGATGGTGCATTCACCACCGTCATCGCAGGCAAGCCAGCTCCCCCATTCTGATCGACGTAGTGTCAGGTGACGCTGTTGCGAACTTTGAATTGCGGCTGGTCCCAGGTGTGGTTGTCGAGGATCTCGCCGAGGATTTCCACCGCGTCCCACACTTCGGTAAAGCTGGTGTACAGCGGGGTAAACCCGAAGCGCATGATGCGCGGTTCGCGGTAGTCACCGATCACGCCACGGGCGATCAAGGCCTGAATCACTGCGTAGCCTTCGGGGTGCTCGAAGCTCACATGGCTGCCGCGCTTGGCATGCTCACGCGGGGTGATCAACACCAGCTCATGGGCCGCGCAACGGGCCTCCACCAGCGCAATAAACAGGTCGGTCAACGCCAGGGATTTGCTGCGCAGGCTGGCCATGTCGGTCTGGCCGAAAATCTCCAGGCCGCATTCCACCATCGCCAATGAAGTGATCGGCTGCGTACCGCACAGGTAGCGGGCGATACCGGCGCTCGGCGCGTAGTTCGATTCCATGGCGAACTGCCGGGTGTGCCCGAACCAGCCCGACAGCGGCTGGCGCACCACGTCCACCAACGCCGGGTTGACCCACACAAACGCCTGGGAACCCGGGCCGCCGTTGAGGTACTTGTAGGTACAGCCGATCGCATAGTCGGCACCGGCCTGATGCAGGTCGATGGGCACCGCGCCGGCCGAATGCGCCAGGTCCCAGATGCTCAGCGCGCCGCACTCATGGCTCAGGGCGGTGAGCGCCTGCATGTCGTACATGTAGCCGGTCTTGTAGTTGACGTGGGTGAGCATCACCACCGCCACGTCCTGGTCGATGGCTTGGGGCAGTTCGTCCGGGCTGTTCACCAGGCGCAGGGAATAGCCTTGCTGCAGCAGTTCGGCCAGGCCCTCGGCGATGTACAAGTCGGTAGGGAAGTTGCTCGCCTCGCTGACGATCACCTTGCGCCCAGGCTGGCGTTGGCGCTGCACAGTCAACGCGGCGCTGAGTACCTTGAACAGGTTGATGGAGGTGGTATCGGTGATCACCACTTCGCCGTCGCGCGCGCCGATCAGCGGGGCCAGGCGGTTGCCCAGGCGCTGGGACAAATCCGCCCAACCGGCGCTGTTCCAGCTGCGAATCAAGCCATTGCCCCACTCATCGGCAATCACCGCCTGCGCCCGCGCCAACGCCGCCACCGGGCGCGCACCGAGGGAGTTGCCGTCGAGGTAGATCACGCCCTGCGGCAAGGCGAACTGGGTGCGCAAGGGTGCCAGCGGGTCCTGTGCGTCGAGGGCTTGGCAATGGCTTCGAGTGTTCATGGATTGTCCTGGTTTTTATAGGTAGGAATGAACCAAATAATGAACGAAGCTTAAGAGAATTTTCGTGCAAAGTGGGAGGTAACAGGCTAATTAAGCTGTAGGAAATTCGAATTTAACCTCCAAACACGCGGATTTATTCTAACCATGATTCTTGACGCCACCGACCTGCGCCTCCTGCATTTCCTGCAACAGGATGGCCGCATCAGCAACCAGGAACTGGCAGAAAAAGTCGCGCTGTCACCGTCCGCGTGCCTGCGCCGTCTGCGCCTGCTGGAGAGTGAAGGGATCATCAGTGGCTACCGCGCCGTGCTGAATGCCGAGCAGTTGGGGATCGAGCTGGAGGCGATTGTGCACCTGTCGTTGCGCCAGGACGTGGAGGATTGGCACGAGACGTTTATCAAGAAGGTGCAGGGCTGGCCGGAAGTGGCCAGCGCCTATGTGATCACCGGCGCCAGCAACTATGTGCTGAGGGTGCAGGCGCGCAACCTCAAGCACTTCTCGGACTTTATCGTGAACCACCTGAACCGCACGGCGGGGGTGATGGATATACGCTCGGAGATTGTGTTGCAGAAGATCAAGGATCGCGATGAGGTGCTTGACCTGGTCATCCGCAAATAGCCTCAACACCACCGCCCCTGTGGGAGCTGGCTTGCCTGCGATAGCAATGGCGCATTCACCGCCGTCATCGCAGGCAAGCCAGCTCCCACATTTTTAACAGCGTTTAGTCTTCAAGGGCGCGGACTCGTTGCATGCGCTTTTGCTCCACCGGCGCATTGGCAGTCTGCAACTCAAAGTCAAAATCAATCTGCGCCAACCGCCCTTCCACGCCAAACTCGCGCGCCAGCTGCGGGTCGTCACTGAAGCGAATCTCGGCGATCAACTCATCCCGCGTCGCATAGGCAAAGTCGTCATGCAGGTACGGGTCGTCCGACAGGTTGATCTGGGTGGTCAGGTGCCGGTGCCCCGGCGCGGAAATGAAGAAGTGAATATGCGCCGGCCGCTGCCCGTGGCGCCCCAGTTGATCCAGCAGTTGCTGGGTCGGCCCGCTCGGCGGGCAGCCGTAGCCGGATGGCACGATACTGCGGAATCGGTAGTTGCCCTGGGCATCAGTCTCGATGCGTCGGCGCAGGTTGAATTCGGATTGTGTCGGATCGAACCACGAATACGTACCGCCGGTATTGGCCTGCCACACATCCACAATCGCCCCCGCCAGCGGCTTGCCATCGGTACCGCGCACCTGCCCGCGCATGAACAGCGGCACCGCGTCGTCCGTGCCATCGTCCAGCCGCGCCTCGTAGTGGCTCAACGGCGCACCGGCCACATACAACGGGCCTTCGATAGTGCGCGGGGTGCCACCGGATTTACCGGCCTCTTCATCAGCGGCGTCCATCAACAAGTCAAGGTAATGCTCCAGGCCCAGCCCTGCCGCGAGCAGGCCGGCTTCCTGATTCTTGCCCAACTCGTTGAGGTAGTTGACCGCCTTCCAGAACTCTTCCGGGGTCACCTCCAGGTCTTCGATGATGTTCACGGTGTCGCGCAGAATCCGGTAGATCAGCGCCTTGGTACGCGGGTTGCCCGCGTCGTTGAGGTTGCCGCTGGCTTCTTCAAGAAACTGTTGGGCGTGGGCAGTCTGGGACAGTCGGATGGACATGGGGCATTCCTCATCTTGTAATTATTGGGTGCATGACAGGCTTAACGGTCGTCCTCATGGATCGACGAAGGGTGCCGGCACAGGGCGTTCACTTCGATGGCCATGTAGGGGAAAAGCGGCAGTTGCATCAGCAGGTCGTGCAGTGCTTGCACGCTGTCGACGTCGAACACGCTGTAGTTGGCGTAGTGCCCGGCAATGCGCCACAGGTGGCGCCACGTGCCCTCCTCCTGCAGCCGCTGCGCCAGCGCTTTTTCGTCGGCCTTGAGGCTGGCAGCGCGTTCGGGGTTCATGTCGAGTGGCAGGTTCACGGTCATTTTTACGTGGAACAACATGGCAGGCGCCTCTTAGTGTTTGTCACGACGGAAGAACGCCAGGCGCTCTTCATCGATGGCCAGGCCCAGGCCCGGTGCGGTGGAGACATGCAAATGGAAATCGCGGTACACCAGCGGCTCGATGAGGATGTCTTCGGTGAGCAACAACGGGCCGAACAGTTCGGTGTCCCACGCCAGCGTGTTCAGCGTGAGAAAGGCATGCGCCGACGCCAGGGTACCGATGCCACCTTCGAGCATGGTGCCGCCATACAGGCCGATCCCCGCGGCCTCGGCAATCGCCGCTGTACGCAGCACCGCACGCGGGCCGCCATTCTTGGCGATCTTGAGGGCGAACACCGACGCCGCGCCTTCGCGCGCCAGGTTGAATGCATCTTCGACGCACTCGATGGATTCATCCGCCATGATCGGCGCCGGGCTCGACAGGTTGAGTCGCGCCATGCCGCCCCGGTTGTTGCGTGAGATGGGCTGCTCGATCAGGTCGATGCCGTTGTCGCCGAGCACCTGGCACGCCCGCAATGCCACCGCCTCGTCCCAGGCCTGGTTGACGTCGACGCGCACACTGGCACGGTCGCCCAAGGCCTTTTTGATCGCGATCACATGGGCCAGGTCCTGGCTGACCTCACCGGCGCCGATCTTCAATTTGAAGATGCGGTGGCGGCGCAGGTCGAGCATCTTCTCGGCCTCGGCAATGTCCTTTTCGGTGTTGCCGCTGGCCAGGGTCCAGGCCACCGGCAAGGCATCGCGCACGCGGCCACCGAGCAGTTCGCTGACCGGCAGGTTCAGGCGTTTGCCCAGGGCATCGAGCAAGGCGCTTTCGATCCCGGACTTGGCAAAGGTGTTGCCGCGAATGCTGCGCTCCAGGCGCAACATGGCGGCGTTGATATTGCTCGCGTCTTGGCCGATCAGCAGCGGCGCGAAGTGACGGTCGATGTTGACCTTGATGCTGTCGGGACTTTCATTGCCATAACTCAGGCCGCCAATGGTGGTGGCCTCGCCAATGCCTTCGATGCCGTCGGCGCAGCGCAGGCGGATGACCACCAAGGTCTGGTTTTGCATCGTGTGCATCGCCAGCTTGTGCGGGCGGATGGTCGGGAGGTCGACGATGATCGTTTCGATCGACTCGATGGCGCAAATCGGCATGGCTATACCCGTTGGGTTCTTTATAGGTTTGAGCCGATTCTGTGCCGTATCTTTCAAGGGTTCCAATATAGAATGGGTCTCGAACAATACCCTCAAGGTATGAAAGGAGTCGTCATGGAACTGCGTCACCTGCGCTATTTCCAGGTGCTGGGGGAGACCCTCAACTTCACCCGTGCTGCCGAACGCCTGCACATCGCCCAGCCGCCGTTGAGCCGGCAGATCCAGCAATTGGAGGATGAACTGGGCGTCATTTTGCTTGAGCGTGGCCGACCGCTGCGGCTGACCGAGGCCGGGCGGTTTTTTTATGAACACGCCAACGTGCTGCTGGAACAACTGAACAAGGTCTGCGACAACACGCGACGCATCGGCCAGGGCGAGAAGACTTGGCTGGGCATCGGCTTTGCACCTTCGACCCTCTACGGCGTGCTGCCGGAACTGATTCGCCGGCTGCGCACCCATGAGGCGCTGGAGCTGGAGTTGGGGCTGTCGGAAATGACCACCTTGCAGCAGGTCGAAGCGCTCAAGGCCGGGCGCATCGATGTGGGATTCGGTCGGATTCGCATCGACGACCCGGCCATTGTCCAGCGCGTGCTGGTGGAAGATCGGTTGGTCGCCGTGCTGCCCGCCGGCCACCCGCTGCTGGACGCGCCCGCCACCCTCGCCCAACTGGCCGCCGAGCCTTTTGTGCTCTACCCCGGCAACCCACGCCCCAGCTACGCCGACCATGTGATCGCGCTGTTCGATGCCCACGGCCTCAACCTCAAGGTGGCGCAGTGGACCAACGAATTGCAAACTGCCATCGGGCTGGTGGGCGCGGGGATGGGCGTAACGTTGGTGCCTGCGTCGGTGCAGGTGCTGCACCGTGCAGACATCGGCTACACGCCGATTGTGGAAGCCACGG carries:
- a CDS encoding amino acid permease, which gives rise to MTTPDNGFAEITHRELGLRRQLTSGQMSMIAIGGAIGTGLFMGSAYAIGYAGPSVLVSYAIGALITLLLMGCLAEMTVAHSTSGSFGAYAEFYISPLAGFLVRYAYWAAIVLAVGAEVTAVAMYMKYWFANVPEWVWIVSFSSVLILLNAISVKTFGNFEYWFSTIKISAIVGFIILAVYVVFGSGNPEYGVQNYTAHDGFFPHGLSGMWIAVIVSIFSYLSVEMIAVAAGEAADPEQAVKKAFRATIVRLVVFYLLTLALMLAIVPWNQAGQTQSPFVTVMQTIGIPGATGVMNFVILIAALSAMNSQLYITTRMMFSLSRAGFAPKAMGALSQSGIPLNALLLSSSGIALATLLNVVYPESSFTLMMAISMFGAIFTWFMIFLTHLFFRRYRKRHGGPKLSFQLRLFPYSTLLGLVLMGAVMITTYFTEAFKMTLVFGVPFLLILSAVYYGFFRKGRAKASNKALA
- the kynU gene encoding kynureninase, producing the protein MNTRSHCQALDAQDPLAPLRTQFALPQGVIYLDGNSLGARPVAALARAQAVIADEWGNGLIRSWNSAGWADLSQRLGNRLAPLIGARDGEVVITDTTSINLFKVLSAALTVQRQRQPGRKVIVSEASNFPTDLYIAEGLAELLQQGYSLRLVNSPDELPQAIDQDVAVVMLTHVNYKTGYMYDMQALTALSHECGALSIWDLAHSAGAVPIDLHQAGADYAIGCTYKYLNGGPGSQAFVWVNPALVDVVRQPLSGWFGHTRQFAMESNYAPSAGIARYLCGTQPITSLAMVECGLEIFGQTDMASLRSKSLALTDLFIALVEARCAAHELVLITPREHAKRGSHVSFEHPEGYAVIQALIARGVIGDYREPRIMRFGFTPLYTSFTEVWDAVEILGEILDNHTWDQPQFKVRNSVT
- a CDS encoding Lrp/AsnC family transcriptional regulator gives rise to the protein MILDATDLRLLHFLQQDGRISNQELAEKVALSPSACLRRLRLLESEGIISGYRAVLNAEQLGIELEAIVHLSLRQDVEDWHETFIKKVQGWPEVASAYVITGASNYVLRVQARNLKHFSDFIVNHLNRTAGVMDIRSEIVLQKIKDRDEVLDLVIRK
- the catA gene encoding catechol 1,2-dioxygenase, giving the protein MSIRLSQTAHAQQFLEEASGNLNDAGNPRTKALIYRILRDTVNIIEDLEVTPEEFWKAVNYLNELGKNQEAGLLAAGLGLEHYLDLLMDAADEEAGKSGGTPRTIEGPLYVAGAPLSHYEARLDDGTDDAVPLFMRGQVRGTDGKPLAGAIVDVWQANTGGTYSWFDPTQSEFNLRRRIETDAQGNYRFRSIVPSGYGCPPSGPTQQLLDQLGRHGQRPAHIHFFISAPGHRHLTTQINLSDDPYLHDDFAYATRDELIAEIRFSDDPQLAREFGVEGRLAQIDFDFELQTANAPVEQKRMQRVRALED
- the catC gene encoding muconolactone Delta-isomerase; protein product: MLFHVKMTVNLPLDMNPERAASLKADEKALAQRLQEEGTWRHLWRIAGHYANYSVFDVDSVQALHDLLMQLPLFPYMAIEVNALCRHPSSIHEDDR
- a CDS encoding muconate cycloisomerase family protein, whose translation is MPICAIESIETIIVDLPTIRPHKLAMHTMQNQTLVVIRLRCADGIEGIGEATTIGGLSYGNESPDSIKVNIDRHFAPLLIGQDASNINAAMLRLERSIRGNTFAKSGIESALLDALGKRLNLPVSELLGGRVRDALPVAWTLASGNTEKDIAEAEKMLDLRRHRIFKLKIGAGEVSQDLAHVIAIKKALGDRASVRVDVNQAWDEAVALRACQVLGDNGIDLIEQPISRNNRGGMARLNLSSPAPIMADESIECVEDAFNLAREGAASVFALKIAKNGGPRAVLRTAAIAEAAGIGLYGGTMLEGGIGTLASAHAFLTLNTLAWDTELFGPLLLTEDILIEPLVYRDFHLHVSTAPGLGLAIDEERLAFFRRDKH
- a CDS encoding LysR family transcriptional regulator — protein: MELRHLRYFQVLGETLNFTRAAERLHIAQPPLSRQIQQLEDELGVILLERGRPLRLTEAGRFFYEHANVLLEQLNKVCDNTRRIGQGEKTWLGIGFAPSTLYGVLPELIRRLRTHEALELELGLSEMTTLQQVEALKAGRIDVGFGRIRIDDPAIVQRVLVEDRLVAVLPAGHPLLDAPATLAQLAAEPFVLYPGNPRPSYADHVIALFDAHGLNLKVAQWTNELQTAIGLVGAGMGVTLVPASVQVLHRADIGYTPIVEATATSPIILSRRVNDQSPGLNHCLQLVEELI